A region of the Candidatus Palauibacter soopunensis genome:
CGCGCGATTTCGGCCGTGGACTCGCGAAGGCGGACGTCGTCGCGCGCCGCGACGAGGTCCGGGCGGACGTCGAGGAGATCCTGCGGACGGCGGACGCGGATCTCGCGGCGCACCTCCGCGACGAACTCTGGCCCGTGACGGAGCGATACGAGACGGCCAAGCGGCGCGACGGATGCCTCGACTTCGTGGACCTCCTGATCCGGGCGCGCGGCCTCCTGCGCGACAACGCGGAGATCCGGCGGCACTACCGGAAACGCTTCACGCGGTTTTTCGTCGACGAGTTCCAGGACACCGATCCGCTGCAGGTCGAGATCCTCCTTCTCCTGTGCGGCGAGGACCCGGAAGAAACGCGGCCGGAGCGCATCGTGCCCTCCGGCGGCAAGCTCTTCGTGGTCGGCGATCCCAAGCAGTCGATCTACCGCTTTCGCCGGGCGGACGTGATGCTGTACGAGCGGACCAAACGCCGCCTGGCGGAAGCGGATGCCCGCGTGCTGCACCTGTCCACGAGCTTCCGGTCGCAGCCCCGCCTGCAGGCCGCCGTGAACGGCGCGTTCGCGACGCGCATGAAGGCAAGCGAGGACGGCAGCCAGGCGGCCTATGTGCCGCTCGCGCCCTTCCGCGAGGACGCCGGCAGCCAGCCCGCCACCATCGCCCTGCCCGTCCCGAAACCGTACGGACGCTTCGGAAAGGTCCGGGGGATCGAGATCGAGCAGTCCCTTCCCGTTGCGATCGGGGAGATGGTGCGCTGGCTGGTTGACGAGTCGGGATGGGTCGTGACGGAACGGGAGCGCCCGGAGGATCCGGTTCCGGTTCAGGCTCGCCACATCTGCCTCCTCTTCCGTCGCTTTCAGAAGTGGGGCGAGGACGTGACGCGCCCCTACGTGCGCGCGCTCGAGGCCCGCGCCATTCCGCATGTGCTGGTCGGCGGGCGCTCGTATCACGATCGCGAGGAGGTGCTTGCCGTCCGGAACGCGCTCACGGCCATCGAGTGGCCGGACGACCGACTCGCCGTCTATGCCGCCCTCCGGGGTCCGCTTTTCTCGCTCGGCGATCGCGCGCTGTTCGAGTTCGGTGTCGACGTGGGTCCGCTGCACCCGCTCGCCGGGTGGGAGCCGAACGGCGGAAGCGGCCGGAAGGAGGACGGAACGGCTCTGAAACCTGAACTGCGGGACGTGGCGACGGTCCTCGGGCTCCTCGGAGACCTCCACCGGCACCGGAACCGGCGCCCGATTCCGGAGACGGTCCGGCGCCTGCTCTCGACCGCGCGCGCCCACGCGGGCATCGCGATCTGGCCGACGGGCGAGCAGGCGCTCGCCAACGTCCTGCGGCTCGTCGACCGGGCGCGGGCGTTCGAGCGCGGGGGCAGCCCCTCCTTTCGGGCGTTTCTCGACCGCCTCGAAGACGAAGCCGAACGCGGGCAGTCCGAGGAGGCGCCGATCGTGGAGGAGGGGACCGAAGGCGTGAGGATGATGACGGTACACAAGGCCAAGGGCCTCGAGTTTCCGGTCGTCATCCTGGCGGACATGACGTGCGCCGCGGCGCACGAGCCGCCATCGCGCCACATGGACGCCGCCCGGCGCCTCTGGGCCCAGCGCCTCTGCGGCGCGACGCCTCGCGACATCCTGGACAACGCCGAGGTCGAGCGGCACCGGGAGATGGCCGAGGCGGACCGGCTCGCATACGTGGCGGCCACGCGGGCGCGCGACCTGCTCGTGGTGCCGGCCCTCGGAGACGGCCGCGATGGCGGCGGGGGATTCTCCGGGGAAGGCGGTGAATGGTGGCTCGAGTCATTGAATCCGGCCGTGTACCCACCACACGGCGCGCGCCGGCGGCCGTCCTCCGCCGAGGGCCTGGGAGCTCCGGCTTTCGGCGATGAGTCGGTACTCGATCGCCCGGACGGGAAGGGCGGTCAGCGCCCCACGCCGCGCGACTCGGTCGCGCCGGGGCTGCATACGGCTGAAGCGGGAACGGACATCGTGTGGTGGGATCCCGCGGCGCTCGATCTCGACGTGGGTCCGCGCGCGGGTGATCGCCAGCGCCGACTGCTCGAGGTCGAGAGCGAGGAACAACCCTCGCTGGATGTCGAGGCGGGACGCGGCGCGCACCGCGAGTGGCAGGCGGCTCGCGCGGCGAGACTGGAGGCGGGGGGACGCCGGACGATGTCGGTGACCACGGCCGGGGCGATCGCGCGCCGCGCCGCCGAAGCTTCGGATGCCGACGGCGAGTCCCGTTCCGATACGCGCGTCGCGTGGGTCGATGTACCACGTCCGGAAGCCGAGGGGCCCGACGGGGCGGGGCGCCCGGGAGGCGAGCGGTTCGGCGATCTCGTCCATCGCATACTCGCTGAGATCCCCCTCGACGCCGACTCCGGCACGGTCGAGGGATTCGCCGAAACGCTGGGCCGGACGCTGGGAAGTCCCGAGACCGAAATCGTCGCGGCGGCGGCTCTCGCCATGCGCGCGCTGGAACACGAGGTGTTCGACCGGGCGCGGGCCGCCCTAGCCGCCAACCCCGGCGCCGTCCATCGCGAGGTCCCGGTCTTCCACGTCGCGGACGCCGCGGCACCGGAAGCGGAGCAGGATCGGGAGCGGGGCGCCGCGATCGTCGAAGGCGTCGCGGACCTCGCCTTCCGCGAGGTCACCGGCTCCGGCCCGTGCTGGACGGTCGTCGACTACAAGACGGACCGGCGGCCCGCGGGGCGGCACACCGAATACGAGGTCCAGGTCGCCTGCTACGTCGAGGCCATCGGGCGGGCCAGAAGAGAACCGGCCCTGGGGATCGTGCTGGCGCTGTAGGGATTAGCAGCCCGTGGCCAAAATCCTGCTGCTAGGCGTCGTACTTCCGGCGGTGGAGTTCGGCCGCCCGGTCGGACCACTCCTTGAGCCGGATCCGTGCGCCGAGCCCCTTGCCGAGAGTGTCGAGGTCTTCCGACGTCCAGCGGGCCAGATCGAGGTACGTTCGATAGCCCATCTCGTTCAGCCGCGCCTCGAACGTGGGACCGATCCCCTTGATGCGCGTCAGGTCGTCGCTCTCGCCCGGCGCCCGCCCGCGCGCCCGTCCCGCAGCCACGGGGCGCGCATTGCGCTTGCGAACGTTTCGCGTCCGGGCGAGGCGGACGCGATGCGAGGGGTCCGTCATTCTGCTCCCCTCGGGATCCAGCTTCGAGAGGCGGGAGTACAGGCGATCCCGTTCGGCCTCGACCCTCCGGCGGGCCGCTTCGGATTCGAGCCGTGCACGCTCCAGCACCTGCCGTGCGTCCTGTTCGATGGCGGACAGGCGGTTGTCGAACCGACGCTTGAGCGTCAGCTCTCTTCCGGCGATCCGTCGGCCACGGATCCACCAGCCGACCGCAAAACCGATCAGCGCGGCCAGCGTCAGCCACGGAACGACCATCAGGGTCAGGGCGTCCATCATCTTCGAGCGGACTCCGGTCCGGCGTACTCCCGCCGCGAGGTGACGCGGAAGGGGAACCCAATGTAGGGTCACGGAGGACACCGCCCAAGCCCGCCGACCCGGAAACACGATCTCGGTCCGTCGGACGAAGGGAGAGTACGATCGATACGCCGCTGACAGGACGGTTCGACCAGATCATGGCGTCCGCGGACGTTCCTGCGGGTGCCGGGTATGTGCTCGGGTCGTCTCGCGAGGGACGACCGATCCCCGGTTTTCGCTTCGGACGAGGGCCCGAGGCCGTGAGCCTGCTCGGCGGCTGCCACGCCGACGAACCGGTGGGTCCGCGCCTCCTGCGTCGTCTCGCCGGCTACCTGGCGGGACTCGACCCGGACGATCCGATGCTTACCCGCCATGAGTGGTGGATCATCCCGCACATCAACCCCGATGGCGAGATCCGCAACGCGTCGTGGCAGGATCCGGATGCGGAGGCGTACGATCTCGGGCGATACCTGGCCGGCAGAGTGCGGGAACTGCCGGGCGACGACATCGAATTCGGCTTCCCGCGCGACGGCGCCGATCCCGGGGCGCGACCCGAGAATCGCGCGGCCTATGACTGGTGGCGCACCTGCGATCGACCGTTCGGGTTGCACGCCTCGCTTCACAGCATGGGCTTCGCCGCCGGTCCCTTTTTCCTCATCGACCGCGCCTGGGAAGATCGGTGCGAAACTCTGAAGGCTTCATGCCGCCAGCGCGCAGAGGCTCTCGGTTATTCGCTGCACGACGTCGAGCGGCACGGAGAGAAGGGCTTTTTCCGCTTCGAGCGGGGGTTCGCCTCGCGGCCCGACTCGAAGCTCATGGCTGCCCACTTCGAAGTCCTCGGCGACTCCGCGACGGCGTCCCGCTTCTGGCCGAGTTCGATGGAAACGCTGCGCTCCTTCGGCGGCGACACGCTCACCCTCGTCTCGGAGATGCCGCTCTTTATCCTGCCCGGCGTGGGCGCGAGGCCGGGCCCGCCGGATCCGGTTGCCGAACGCTGGAAGAGACGGCTCGACGGCTGGGGGAGCGAGCTGTCCGCGGGGGCCGCGCCGGCCGCCATCTCCGCCGATGCGAGGAAAGCGGGGCTCGTCCCCATGCCGGTGCGCGACCAGATGATGATGCAATGGACGTTCATCACCGCGGGACTACGTCAAACGCGCACTCCGGCGGCTTGACGCCGCGAGGCTCCGGATGTCCGGCTTGCCCCGCGTGCGGCCGCGGAACAACGTGATCAGCGTGAACAGGCGACTTCTACTCGCGACTCTCGCGGCTACGGGCTGCAGCGACCTGGCATCGCAACCCGAGCGGGTCCCGGGCACGCTCGAACTTCTTCCCGCCGACGCCATCGTCCTCGAAGGCGAAACGGTCCGTTATGAGTTTCGGATGTTGGACGAGAGCGGTGCGGCCTTCAGCCGGATTCCGGATTGGGCGCCGCCGCGCTGGTCCGTGTCCGATCCGTCCGTCGCCGCAGTCGGCGCCGACGGGGAGGTCATCGGACTCGAGGGGGGGTATGAGACGCGGGTTGCAGCGGAAGTGGCGAGCCTGCAAGCCGGAGCCTGGGTGAGGGTGAACCCCACGAGCGTCACGATCGAAGCGGCCGGCGTACATCTGACGCAGGCCGTTCAGACGCTCGGCGGAGATATTCCCTTGATTGCGGGCCGGTCAGCGCTCCTTCGAGTCTTTGTCACGGGTGACAAGACAAGCTTCTATCGTCCACGCCCGCTGGCGACCTTCTACGAAGACGGGGCCCCGTTCCACTCGATGCGACTGGATCCCGCGGCAGACCGGATCCCTGTGGAGCCCGACGAGGGGAGACTCGGCCGATCATTCAACGGGGTCGTTCCGGGGCGGGTCCTGCGACCCGGTGTCGAACTGGTCGTGGAGCTGGATCCGGATGGCCTGGTGCCGGCGGTCGAGGGAAGCGACCGGCGTGTACCGGCCGACGGACGCCTGAAGCTCGATGTGCTGACCGTTCCGCCAATGCGTCTGACGGTGGTGCCGGTGGTGCACTCCCGGGATGCGGAGGCGGCGCGGGCCTGGGTCGACGGAATGACGGAGACAAGCGCCGCGATCGCGTTCGTGCGCTCCATACTCCCGATCGGCGAACTGGAACTGACGGTACGCGAGCCCTACCACACGACAGCGGACCTCGGGACGGCGGGGGGCTGGTTGGGGCTCCTCCGCGAGATCAGCGTACTCCGGCTCACGGAGCGACGGCGGGACTACTACTATGCTGCCCTAGCGGCGCCTTCCGGATCGCCATTCAAGGGATTGGGCTACATCGGGAGGCCGATCGGCATAGGGATACTCGATATCGACACGTTCGCCCACGAGCTGGGGCACAACATGGGGCTCCGGCATGCTCCCTGCGGCCTGGCCCTGAACCCCGATCCGGATTTTCCGTACGAGGACGGCTCCATCGGAGTCTTCGGATACGAGACCCGGCGCGGGAACACGCGAATGGTCGATCCGGCCGAGTATCGGGACCTGATGACGTACTGCGATCCGAGCTGGATCAGCGACTATCACTTCGTCAAGGCGATGGAGTTCCGGCGGGAGCACGAATCGCTGATCCTGCGCAGCGTCGATCCCGAACCGACGCTGCTCCTTTGGGGGAATGCCGGTGCCGGGGACCTTCTGCTGGAGCCCGCCTTCGTCATCGACGCGCCCCCGACGCCGCCGACCGAGGAGGGGCCGTATCGCCTGGATGGGTTCGACGCGGCCGGCCGGTCCCTGTTTTCCTTCTCCTTCGCTCCGGACGAACTGGAGTACGGCGGAGGGCAGTTCGCCTTCGCGATTCCGTACGAGGGCCGCTGGGACAGTCCCGACGGACTGGATCGCGTCCGGCTGTCCGGTCCGGGCGGCGCCGTCGCGATCGAGCGTTCCGGGGGTCACGCGGTGGCCCTGGTTCTGGACCCCGGCACGCGCCGTCTCCGGGGCATCCTGCGTGACCCGGAGAAGGCGCCTCCGTGGGCGGACGGGTTGGAGCTCATGGTCAGCGACGGAATCCCGCGCGCCGGGGTCTCGGGGCCGCGGCAATGAATGGCCCGCGGCGCCCCGCCAGCTTCGTCCTCGCGCTGAGCGTGGCCGGCATGCTGATCGCGGGACGTACCGCCGCACAGACTTCGGTGGAGGCGCGGAGCGGCCTCACGGTGGGGAATCACACGTCCACCGCGGCGGGTCTCGAATGGACTCCCGCCCTGTCGTACGAAATCCGGGTTGCGAGGCGGCTACGCCCGCGGGTCGCCATCACGACGGGGTATGTTCGGACCGCCTTCGGCTGCAGGGAGGGATTCTGCCGAGGGAGAGAGCCGACGGTGGCCGGCAGCCACGCCGCCATCGGTGCGGAGTTGTCGCGAGGCTGGCTTTGGGGCCGGGTCGGCGTGCTCTACGGCACCATGCGCGTCGGGACGGAAGGAGAGACTCCGCAGGCGGGTCCGGGTGTCGAGGCCGGCGCCGGACTCCGCCTTCACATCGGCCGCCTGCGTATCGGGCCGGGCCTGTCGTGGCGTCGCATGTCCGCCGACACGCCGTCGAGTGCCGACCATGCGGTGGCGCTCGGCTTCGATCTGGGCGTCGCATTCGAATTCGATTAGTGTCGATAGAGCTTCGCCCGCCCCACAGATCCCGGAGGCTCGGATGTGCCGCCCACACCGCCGGTCCTGCGCCCCGCGCCGTGGCTTCCACGCGACGGCGGCCGTCTTGCTCCTGCTCGCCTGTGCCGTTCCCCAAAGCCACGCCCAGTCGCTCGACGACTGGTTGAGCGTCTCGCGGGTCGGCGAGTTCGCCTGGTCGGTGGACGGCGAGCACATCTTCTACACATCCAACGATGACGAGTCCGGCACGCGGGCCATCTTCCGCGTGCGGTCCGACGGCTCCGGAGCGGAGCGTCTGGGCTGGCCGCCCACCGACGTCCGCCCGGAGCCTGCCCGAAGCCTTCAGGTCTCCTCCTCAGGCGACGAACTCGTCTTCGTCTCCGCGAGGTACTATCAGGGTTTCGACAACCTCTGGCGGCTGCCCACCTCGCCGGCCGGAGCGGGACCGAGGCCGATCACGTTCAACGACGCCGTGATCGAGACCGCCCCGACCCTCGCGCCGGACGGTCGCACGGTGGCCTATCAGGTCCGAACGCCGGCCGGTCCCCGGATCTTCCTCCGCGATCTGACGGAGCCCCGCGCCTGGCCCCGCCTCTTCACGACGGACGGCGCGAACGAAACTTCTCCCCTCTTCTCGCCGGACGGCCGCTCCATCGCCTATTCCCGTGCCGGCGAAATCTGGATTCGCGCGCTCGATGGCGCCGAGGTCCGCCCGGTGGTCGATCCGGCGGTCGGGGGCGGAAACACCGGCTTCGCGTGGTCACCCGATGGGGCGCGCCTCGCTTTCCTCAATCGCCGGAGCGGCTGGGCCCAGGTCGCCGTCGTTCGGCTGGAGTCGGGGGAGGTCACGCCGATCACGTGGGATGAGCGCGAGCACGGGAGCATCTCCTGGTCTCCGGACGGACGGTGGCTTGCCTTCACCCGTTCGGACGAGAGCGGTTTCTCCAATCAGATCGTCTTCGCGCCGGCGGATGGAACGCAGCCGCCCCGCTCCGTGACGCGAGGGAAGGGGATGCGCGCCCAGCCCCGCTTCTCGCCGGCTGGCGACGAGCTCGCCTGGATCGAGCAGGCGGATACGCGCACGGCCGACATCTGGAAGACCTCCTGGCGGGATGGACCGCGGGGGGAGACCGCGGTCCAGGTCACGCATTCGATGGGACGGATCGACTCGGCACGACTGAGCGAGGCCGAGGAAGTCTACTATCCCGGCCCGGACAACCTGCCTGTTCCCACGCTCCTCTACCGCCCGCGGGAATTCGACGCGTCGCGCCGATATCCGGTGATCGTCCGGCTGCACGGGCACCCCGGCCAGTGGAACCACTCGTTCGAGATGATGCGCCAGTACTGGGTCCAGCGCGGCTTCGTCGTGGTGGCCCCCAACCCGCGCGGGAGCCGCGGCTTCGGGCAGGGGTTCCACGATCTCCACATCGCCGACTACGGCGGCGTGGAATTCCGGGACGTGATGAACGTTCTCCCCTTCCTCGAGGGACTCGGCTACGTGGACATGTCGCGCAAGGCGACCTGGGGCGGATCGGGCGGCGGGTACATGAGCCTGGTGATCGCGACGGAAGCACCCGATGTATTCGAGGCGCAGGTGATCCGGGCGCCGGTGTCCGACTGGCGGCTGCTGGCGAACGACCGCTTCGCCGCCTCCGGACGTCACTGGACGGCCGGCCGCACTCCACGTCGCGAGCGCTCGGAATTCGGCGGCCCCTACGACGAAATCCCGGAGGAGTACGACCGACGTTCCCCCGTCAACTTCGTCGAAGCGGTCGAGGTCCCCCAGCTCCTCCTGCAGGGTCTCCGGGACGCCGCCGTGCCTCCGCGGCAGTCGCAGGTCTGGGCGGAGCGCATGCGGAACGCGGGAAAGGGCGATCTCCTCACGTACGTGGAGTACCCTGACGAGGACCACAGCCTACGGCGCTACAAGGCGACCGTTCGCGACATTCTCGAGCGGATGGACGCCTTTCTCACCCGATACCTGCGGCTACGGGAGGACACTTCGCCATGAAGGCGCCCATTGGCACTTCGTCGATCGTCTCTCTGATCCTTGTCTCGGCGGCCTGCGGGGTGCCCGGAGATGCGGTCCCCGGCGGGGGAGCGCCGGCGGAACTCGACCTCACGCTCGACAACATCCACCGCAACAACACGGGCGTGCGCGGCGTCTCGATTTCGCCGGACGGTCGTCACCTTGCGGTCTCCGGCTCGGGTCCGGATGGCGTGGGGCTGTACCTGGCGGAGCGCGGTGAGGAAGGCGGCTTCGGGACGCCGCGCCTCTGGCTTCGGGGCTCGAACCCGGTCTGGGCGCCGGACGGCGAACGGATCGCCCTCGCGGCCGGCGGCCAGATCCGCGTCGCGGACATTGGCGATGTCGAAGCGCGCCCGCTGATGGACCGAATGGAGGGTGTCCGGGCGCCGGCCTTCTCCCCGGATGGGCGGACGATCGCGTTCTACTCGACGGCGAGCGGCCACCAGGACATCTGGCTCGTGCCGGCCGACGGGTCGACCCCGCCGCGCCAGCTGACCGAGGCCGCCATGGCCCTCGACGATCCGCGCTTCGCGCCCGCCTGGCGGCCGGACGGCCGCGAGATCCTCTACGTGTCGAACGCCTCCGACTACTGGCACGACGATCTCTGGCTCGTTGACGTCGAGACGGGCGGCCGCCGGCAGCTCACCCGCTCGCTGATGGCGATGTCCACGCCCGTTTGGTCGCCGGAGGACGACCGGATCGCCGTGTTCGGCACCGCCAAGGACGAATACTGGTACGAGGACCTCTCCTACATCTACGTCATCGAGGATCCGGAAGCGGGCGCCGGGGCGTCGGAGCGCATCGTGGACATGCAGGCCTACGCGACGGACGCGGCGATGCGGCACGCCCCGTCCTGGTCGGCGGACGGCGCGTTCATCTACTTCCCCTACCTCGAACGCGGCACCGTCAACGTGTGGGCGGTGCCCGCCGCCGGCGGCGTGGCCACACGCGTCACGCACATGGAAGGGACGATCTCGGGCGTCAGCCACACGGCGGGTGCCGGGGCCCTCGCCTTCGTCCACTCGTCGCCGACGCGGGGAGGGGAAGCGCACGTCCTCGACCTCGGCGGCGGCGTACCGGAGCGCCTCACCTCGTTCTCGCCGTCCTGGCGGTCCGTGGCGGCGCCCCGGGAGATCGCCTTCCCCAGCTTCGATGGACTCCGGATCCAGGGCTTCCTCTACCGCCCACCGCAACTGGCGCAAGGGGCCACCTGTCCGGCGCTCGTCCAGGTCCACGGCGGCGGGACGAATTCCTACCAGCAGGGTCTGAGCCTCACCGAACAGTACCTCGCCTCGAAGGGGTTCGTGGTGCTTGCGATCAACTACCGCGGGGGATCCGGCTTCGGGCGCGAGTTCCAGGACCTCTCCGTCGAGGACTGGCTGTGGGACCAGGCGCGGGATGCGGGCGCGGCGGCCGACTTCCTGCGCACGCTCCCGTACGTGAACGGGAAGGTGGGGATCTACGGCGGCAGCTACGGCGGAAGCATGTCGCTGTCCGCGATCAGTCTGACGCCGGACAAGTTCGACGCGGCCGTCCCCATGCGCGGCGCCTACTCGAAGCTGAACACGCTCGAGTACACGGACCGGCTGGGGAAGATCTTCTCGGTCACGGGCCACGGCGGCACGCCGGAGGAGCGCCCCGACACGTACGCCAAGAGCGACGTCGTGTCGCGCATCGCCGACATCACGGCTCCCGTTCTCCTCATGCACGGGGAACTCGACCGCCGCGTGCCGATCCAGAACTTCGAGAACGCGGTGGCCGAATTCGAGCGGCTCGGCAAGCGCGTCGAGGTGAAGACGTATCCGGACGAAGCGCACGGTTTCCGGAACCCGGACAATCGCGTCGACACCTGGTCGCGCCTGGAGGAGTTCTTCACCCGGCACCTCGGCGGCTGCGCCACGGGCTGAGTCCCGCCGCTCCGGAAACCGCCGCCGCCGGTCCCACGTAGGACCTTGCAGCGCGGGCGGTGCCCCGCTGACTGGAAATCCGGACGATGCATGGGAGGAGATACGTGAAGAACCCGCTGACAGCCGCCGTGCTGAGCTTTCTCGTACCG
Encoded here:
- a CDS encoding UvrD-helicase domain-containing protein — protein: MTRPGRLADQDARDAILNDLDDTLFVEAAAGTGKTTALTGRIVEVLKHGLGTLEDIVAVTFTEKAAGEMKLRLRAAIEEARVAEENGEARERLSRALGHLELAHIGTIHGFCADLLRERPIEAGVDPAFRVAAEDEAGRLLDGAFEGWFEGALADPGPGVRRALRRHYPRNSGGPRAALRAAAGSLVDQRDFDAPWSRPEWDREAELDRALDLLRELAAFAPLASRPDDYLTQNLRHVERGVREIELREKTRGRDYDYLEAWLRPFVRARWRGWFWRGFRSRDFGRGLAKADVVARRDEVRADVEEILRTADADLAAHLRDELWPVTERYETAKRRDGCLDFVDLLIRARGLLRDNAEIRRHYRKRFTRFFVDEFQDTDPLQVEILLLLCGEDPEETRPERIVPSGGKLFVVGDPKQSIYRFRRADVMLYERTKRRLAEADARVLHLSTSFRSQPRLQAAVNGAFATRMKASEDGSQAAYVPLAPFREDAGSQPATIALPVPKPYGRFGKVRGIEIEQSLPVAIGEMVRWLVDESGWVVTERERPEDPVPVQARHICLLFRRFQKWGEDVTRPYVRALEARAIPHVLVGGRSYHDREEVLAVRNALTAIEWPDDRLAVYAALRGPLFSLGDRALFEFGVDVGPLHPLAGWEPNGGSGRKEDGTALKPELRDVATVLGLLGDLHRHRNRRPIPETVRRLLSTARAHAGIAIWPTGEQALANVLRLVDRARAFERGGSPSFRAFLDRLEDEAERGQSEEAPIVEEGTEGVRMMTVHKAKGLEFPVVILADMTCAAAHEPPSRHMDAARRLWAQRLCGATPRDILDNAEVERHREMAEADRLAYVAATRARDLLVVPALGDGRDGGGGFSGEGGEWWLESLNPAVYPPHGARRRPSSAEGLGAPAFGDESVLDRPDGKGGQRPTPRDSVAPGLHTAEAGTDIVWWDPAALDLDVGPRAGDRQRRLLEVESEEQPSLDVEAGRGAHREWQAARAARLEAGGRRTMSVTTAGAIARRAAEASDADGESRSDTRVAWVDVPRPEAEGPDGAGRPGGERFGDLVHRILAEIPLDADSGTVEGFAETLGRTLGSPETEIVAAAALAMRALEHEVFDRARAALAANPGAVHREVPVFHVADAAAPEAEQDRERGAAIVEGVADLAFREVTGSGPCWTVVDYKTDRRPAGRHTEYEVQVACYVEAIGRARREPALGIVLAL
- a CDS encoding M14 family zinc carboxypeptidase; the encoded protein is MASADVPAGAGYVLGSSREGRPIPGFRFGRGPEAVSLLGGCHADEPVGPRLLRRLAGYLAGLDPDDPMLTRHEWWIIPHINPDGEIRNASWQDPDAEAYDLGRYLAGRVRELPGDDIEFGFPRDGADPGARPENRAAYDWWRTCDRPFGLHASLHSMGFAAGPFFLIDRAWEDRCETLKASCRQRAEALGYSLHDVERHGEKGFFRFERGFASRPDSKLMAAHFEVLGDSATASRFWPSSMETLRSFGGDTLTLVSEMPLFILPGVGARPGPPDPVAERWKRRLDGWGSELSAGAAPAAISADARKAGLVPMPVRDQMMMQWTFITAGLRQTRTPAA
- a CDS encoding M66 family metalloprotease translates to MSGLPRVRPRNNVISVNRRLLLATLAATGCSDLASQPERVPGTLELLPADAIVLEGETVRYEFRMLDESGAAFSRIPDWAPPRWSVSDPSVAAVGADGEVIGLEGGYETRVAAEVASLQAGAWVRVNPTSVTIEAAGVHLTQAVQTLGGDIPLIAGRSALLRVFVTGDKTSFYRPRPLATFYEDGAPFHSMRLDPAADRIPVEPDEGRLGRSFNGVVPGRVLRPGVELVVELDPDGLVPAVEGSDRRVPADGRLKLDVLTVPPMRLTVVPVVHSRDAEAARAWVDGMTETSAAIAFVRSILPIGELELTVREPYHTTADLGTAGGWLGLLREISVLRLTERRRDYYYAALAAPSGSPFKGLGYIGRPIGIGILDIDTFAHELGHNMGLRHAPCGLALNPDPDFPYEDGSIGVFGYETRRGNTRMVDPAEYRDLMTYCDPSWISDYHFVKAMEFRREHESLILRSVDPEPTLLLWGNAGAGDLLLEPAFVIDAPPTPPTEEGPYRLDGFDAAGRSLFSFSFAPDELEYGGGQFAFAIPYEGRWDSPDGLDRVRLSGPGGAVAIERSGGHAVALVLDPGTRRLRGILRDPEKAPPWADGLELMVSDGIPRAGVSGPRQ
- a CDS encoding prolyl oligopeptidase family serine peptidase: MCRPHRRSCAPRRGFHATAAVLLLLACAVPQSHAQSLDDWLSVSRVGEFAWSVDGEHIFYTSNDDESGTRAIFRVRSDGSGAERLGWPPTDVRPEPARSLQVSSSGDELVFVSARYYQGFDNLWRLPTSPAGAGPRPITFNDAVIETAPTLAPDGRTVAYQVRTPAGPRIFLRDLTEPRAWPRLFTTDGANETSPLFSPDGRSIAYSRAGEIWIRALDGAEVRPVVDPAVGGGNTGFAWSPDGARLAFLNRRSGWAQVAVVRLESGEVTPITWDEREHGSISWSPDGRWLAFTRSDESGFSNQIVFAPADGTQPPRSVTRGKGMRAQPRFSPAGDELAWIEQADTRTADIWKTSWRDGPRGETAVQVTHSMGRIDSARLSEAEEVYYPGPDNLPVPTLLYRPREFDASRRYPVIVRLHGHPGQWNHSFEMMRQYWVQRGFVVVAPNPRGSRGFGQGFHDLHIADYGGVEFRDVMNVLPFLEGLGYVDMSRKATWGGSGGGYMSLVIATEAPDVFEAQVIRAPVSDWRLLANDRFAASGRHWTAGRTPRRERSEFGGPYDEIPEEYDRRSPVNFVEAVEVPQLLLQGLRDAAVPPRQSQVWAERMRNAGKGDLLTYVEYPDEDHSLRRYKATVRDILERMDAFLTRYLRLREDTSP
- a CDS encoding prolyl oligopeptidase family serine peptidase → MKAPIGTSSIVSLILVSAACGVPGDAVPGGGAPAELDLTLDNIHRNNTGVRGVSISPDGRHLAVSGSGPDGVGLYLAERGEEGGFGTPRLWLRGSNPVWAPDGERIALAAGGQIRVADIGDVEARPLMDRMEGVRAPAFSPDGRTIAFYSTASGHQDIWLVPADGSTPPRQLTEAAMALDDPRFAPAWRPDGREILYVSNASDYWHDDLWLVDVETGGRRQLTRSLMAMSTPVWSPEDDRIAVFGTAKDEYWYEDLSYIYVIEDPEAGAGASERIVDMQAYATDAAMRHAPSWSADGAFIYFPYLERGTVNVWAVPAAGGVATRVTHMEGTISGVSHTAGAGALAFVHSSPTRGGEAHVLDLGGGVPERLTSFSPSWRSVAAPREIAFPSFDGLRIQGFLYRPPQLAQGATCPALVQVHGGGTNSYQQGLSLTEQYLASKGFVVLAINYRGGSGFGREFQDLSVEDWLWDQARDAGAAADFLRTLPYVNGKVGIYGGSYGGSMSLSAISLTPDKFDAAVPMRGAYSKLNTLEYTDRLGKIFSVTGHGGTPEERPDTYAKSDVVSRIADITAPVLLMHGELDRRVPIQNFENAVAEFERLGKRVEVKTYPDEAHGFRNPDNRVDTWSRLEEFFTRHLGGCATG